The sequence below is a genomic window from Microbulbifer hydrolyticus.
TGCTATCGATGGTCACATTCAGGCGAACGCTGCCTTCCTGGCCGCGCTCCTGGGCGCGTTTCGGGTAACGGATATGCTTGAACGTGTGGCGCAGCAACATGGAATGGTAGATCTGGCGCGCCAGAATCATGTTGGCGGTAAGCGGAGCCTCTTCCTCTTCTTCCAGTTCGTCTTCTTCCATCGGCGTCGCTGGGCGCGTTTTGGTCGGCTTCAGTGGTCTGGGCTCGGAGGTCTGCGCTGCGGCAGTCGCCGGTTTGGCTCCTGCGCCTATCGGCGTCGGTTTCGCGATTGCCGGTGCGCCGATGGCGGCCAGGGTGGGTGGCGGAATGTCGGGGGTAAGCTTGGGCTTGCTCGCAGCGGCGACCTGAGCCGGCTCTGGCTTGGGCTCCGGCGCTGCCGCCGAAGCCTCTTGCTCTTGCGTGGCTTCCTGCACGTCAGCCATGGCGGCAACCTGGGCTACACGTTCGGCACCAGGCTGCAGGGCTTCGTAGGTGGCCAGCAGGCCCGAATTGACTTCACCGGATCCCATCAGGTCGTCGCGGAAGTCCGTGGACGGCGGCACCGGGCCAATCCAGGCGCGCAGCAGGGTGTTGAAGAATTCGCGGTCCTCGATCATCCCCAGCATGATGTCATTCAGGGATACCGAGGTAGTGCCTGTATCTGCGGCGAAGTCGATGCGGAGTCGGTCTCCGGCCATCAGCCGGCCCTTGAACAGGTTGGCAAAGGTCACCATGTTCTCGGCCTGGCCAGTGAGTACGCTACCTGGATTGTTGATGGCAATGCCTTCCATCCACTGATTGCGGAAGCGGCGGGCAGAGAGGCGATCGGCTATGACGCGAACCTCCAGGCTGCGAGGCATGCTGTTGTTGAGCAGTGCACTGGCATCGCCGGAGAGCTGCTCGGAGTATACGGCGGCGATGTATTGATCTTTATTGAATTGTTGTTCCAGAGCGAGACCGTTCAGCAGCGGAGCCGCTTTTGCAGCCAGGGCCGTAGCGAACAACAGCAGGGCAATGACGAGTTTGGTCGTTTTCATTTTTGCTTTGGTATCTATTTGAAAGCCGGATGGGCTGAACCCGGCAGATAAAGCGCTGAAAAATCAATCAAAATACCCCAGAAAAATTTCCAGCTGCTTCGATCGCACCTTCCCCCCGAAAGGTACGAGGCCTCGTGATCATTGACCTGAAAACTGGTGGGTATTTTTCATCCAGTTTTGGCTTATATTAACCGAGGCTCTGCTCAACTCTACTGCAACTGCAACGGAGTTCAACCCTGAAATGGGTAAAATGTCTCGTTTTTTCAAATCCGGGAAATGGTGGGGCAGACAGCGGTCACTTTCAGCCTAGAATGCGGCATCGAATGGTGCACTCGCGACAGGCAGGGTTTTGTCGCTGCGCCACCGAAACGCTGGGAACTGGTCCGAATTTCCCCCCGGTAGTACGGTAGCCGGTGATACCAGCATATAAATACAAATACGCACAATACGATTAAGCCAAGAGTTTCATGAACTACAAGCCGCTCAGTGACTACCCGCGGGATGCGGTAGATCGCCTCCTGAATGTCATACATCTGTTTCGCGATATTCGTGCTACCAGTGAATGGCAGTACGATGTGTTGTTAAAACGCTCCCGCCTTTCGACTCTGGCCCCGGGCGAGGCGCTGCTACATGCGGGTGATGTGGATCAGTGGGTCTATTTTCTGTTGCGCGGTGAATTACACGTGCACGTGGATGACGATGCAGCGGCCCGCGAAGAGCGGCCCCTGGCGGTGATTCGCCCCGGAGAAGTCTTTGGGGACCTTTCCATGTTACTGGCGAAGCCGCGTAGCGCGACTATTGTTGCGGCGCCGGTCGGGCAGGAGGTTCAGGTACTGGCCGTGGACTGCACCCTGTTTGGTGACCTCGAGGATTTTTCACTACTGCACCTGCCGACCAAGCTCGTGTTTTATCGCAACATGGTGCATTCACTGCGCTGGAAGCTCGAGGTGTATCGCTCCAAATACCCTGCCCACGAGCTGGCCAATAGCCATCGCCGCCTGAAACTTTATACCGGGCCGAAAAACAGTAAAGAGGAACTGGTTGCTCTGGCCGGGCAGGCGCGCGACCTGGCGCGGATCCTGTTGGACTGGAATGCCGAGTTCGGCAGCGGTCAACTGGCCGCCGAGGAATCTGACATGACGAACTTTCTCGAGTCGATTCTCTCCTAAACCCCGCTTAACTGCCTGAGCACCCCCGCCATCCCCATTGCCGGGGAAACGGGGGCTCAGCCCCGTTTTCCGCTTGCTCGCGGTGGTGGTTCGACCACCTGCTTTCCCCATCTTCCCGCAAGGGCTTTCCCTTCCGTCAAAAGCCTGGTCATTGGCACATGGCCGGGCAGTCAAACTACTTGGCGCTGCCTGTACGCGGCTGGTGTTTCTGTTTCGAGATACAGCAAGGTGAGCCTGTG
It includes:
- a CDS encoding TonB family protein, which gives rise to MKTTKLVIALLLFATALAAKAAPLLNGLALEQQFNKDQYIAAVYSEQLSGDASALLNNSMPRSLEVRVIADRLSARRFRNQWMEGIAINNPGSVLTGQAENMVTFANLFKGRLMAGDRLRIDFAADTGTTSVSLNDIMLGMIEDREFFNTLLRAWIGPVPPSTDFRDDLMGSGEVNSGLLATYEALQPGAERVAQVAAMADVQEATQEQEASAAAPEPKPEPAQVAAASKPKLTPDIPPPTLAAIGAPAIAKPTPIGAGAKPATAAAQTSEPRPLKPTKTRPATPMEEDELEEEEEAPLTANMILARQIYHSMLLRHTFKHIRYPKRAQERGQEGSVRLNVTIDSKGNVKNVRTLQESRYASLNREALEAVERAGPFPATPDQLNIDEYKFSVPITFRLPD
- a CDS encoding cyclic nucleotide-binding domain-containing protein, which encodes MNYKPLSDYPRDAVDRLLNVIHLFRDIRATSEWQYDVLLKRSRLSTLAPGEALLHAGDVDQWVYFLLRGELHVHVDDDAAAREERPLAVIRPGEVFGDLSMLLAKPRSATIVAAPVGQEVQVLAVDCTLFGDLEDFSLLHLPTKLVFYRNMVHSLRWKLEVYRSKYPAHELANSHRRLKLYTGPKNSKEELVALAGQARDLARILLDWNAEFGSGQLAAEESDMTNFLESILS